From a single Methylosinus sp. H3A genomic region:
- the rbfA gene encoding 30S ribosome-binding factor RbfA, producing the protein MSRTHHAHGAEPSQRMLRVAELIRHQIAQMLARNEIVDPVLEQHVVTVSRVAMSPDLKLATVFVMPLGGKDEAEVLRAFDRHKKFLRGEIAHSVNLKFAPEVRFRIDDSFDNVARIDALLNSDRVRRDLEQPHPDEENGAQQ; encoded by the coding sequence ATGTCCAGAACCCATCACGCCCATGGGGCTGAGCCGTCGCAACGCATGCTGCGCGTCGCCGAGCTCATCCGCCATCAGATCGCCCAGATGCTCGCGCGCAACGAGATCGTCGACCCCGTGCTCGAGCAGCATGTCGTCACCGTCTCGCGCGTGGCGATGAGCCCTGATTTGAAGCTCGCCACCGTCTTCGTCATGCCGCTCGGCGGCAAGGACGAGGCCGAGGTGCTGCGCGCCTTCGATCGGCACAAGAAATTCCTGCGCGGCGAGATCGCCCATAGCGTCAATCTCAAATTCGCGCCCGAGGTGCGTTTCCGCATCGACGACAGTTTCGACAATGTCGCGCGCATCGACGCGCTGCTGAACTCCGACCGCGTGCGCCGCGATCTCGAGCAGCCCCACCCCGACGAAGAGAACGGCGCCCAGCAATGA